TGTAGACAAACAAACTGATAAAAGAATGGCGTAAAGAAAAGTGTAAATTTCTGATATGGAAGTGATTTTTAAAAGATTTGGCACTTATCGGGCGATTAATAAGCGTTGGTATGATAGAAAAAGCCTGACTTTTTCTCGAGTCAGGCTATGCCCTTGGCGGTTATTTTGTGTGGAATATCTGCTCAGTTTCAAGCGAGGTCATGGCTCTGATTTGACGCCAGAGGTAATAGAAAATACCAAACATCATCAACATACTTGGAATTGCGATGATCGGATAGCTGTATAGCGTTAGCTTACCTAACTCTTCATTGAATTCTGGTGTTCCCGCTGGGCTTGTCACAATCCAAGTGGCTAAAAAGTAGTTCATTACCGAAGAGAACGCGAACGTGCTGGCAAAAAGATAATTAGATGACATCAAACAACGTTCAAACGCTTCCTTCTTGCCACTTTGTTCTAAACGCTCAGTGATCAACGCCAGATTCAATACCGTGTCGTTCAAAATCATCTTCTGCATAAACGGATAGCGTGTGAACGTAGAGCCCAATACCGCTAAACCAATCAGGCCAGGAATCAATGCTTCTTTCAACGCTAGCCAGCGCGTATCTAACTCTAGTAACCCAATCCCACCCGTTAGTAGCACACTGACAAATCCGAGTGCAGAGATAAAATTAAATTTTTTGTTGCGGATCAGATCCATACAACCGTAAACAATGGGAAATAGCAAAGCGACCACTAAGGCCGTGGCTGTGCCTAAATGCTCATCACCACTGAACTTCATTAAGATGAATGAAGGGATAAATACATTGAAAAGGATCTCGAATAGGGGGTTCGACTTTTTTGCCGTCGTGTTACTCATAATTTCCTACTGACTCTATAAAATCGGCTGTTATACAATTTCGAGAGGCAGTGTTCATTGCTTAGAACAAGATGTAAAGGGTTAAAGTACCAAGTTGTGTAACGACTTATTAAATAAATCGTTCCGGCAATCATTGAAGCAGGGAAGCTAACCCTGATTGGCTTGGGTGACACATTCGGAATTGAGCCAACCATAATCCAGTTGAAGATAAAACGGCTGACT
This DNA window, taken from Vibrio neptunius, encodes the following:
- a CDS encoding MFS transporter, producing the protein MSNTTAKKSNPLFEILFNVFIPSFILMKFSGDEHLGTATALVVALLFPIVYGCMDLIRNKKFNFISALGFVSVLLTGGIGLLELDTRWLALKEALIPGLIGLAVLGSTFTRYPFMQKMILNDTVLNLALITERLEQSGKKEAFERCLMSSNYLFASTFAFSSVMNYFLATWIVTSPAGTPEFNEELGKLTLYSYPIIAIPSMLMMFGIFYYLWRQIRAMTSLETEQIFHTK